The proteins below come from a single Papaver somniferum cultivar HN1 chromosome 11, ASM357369v1, whole genome shotgun sequence genomic window:
- the LOC113324351 gene encoding uncharacterized protein LOC113324351: protein MACLKKATYALTPARYEEALMEMELMGRPGVAEYCRNMPREHWSNAFFTGCRFGQTTSSVVESFNNWIRKEKRLPACALVDMIRLRVMELMNECREMSLLMDPEKLTPTYEALLKEHIQIGRVWNVTQSSAYEYEIHSPRFHIVDLLNKTCTCQRWRVYGFPCSHATTPISAKGDRYVDYIEDYFKVTNFQQLYSIAIRPIPNYNRPEQYLLEDTIFPPIHEFHPGRPKEIVSECMEKARSRPLFQLKKKLTTTRQRALSFLHTMSLVQTLY, encoded by the exons ATGGCTTGTCTCAAAAAAGCAACTTATGCTCTCACACCAGCAAGATATGAAGAAGCACTAATGGAAATGGAGTTAATGGGAAGGCCTGGGGTTGCTGAGTATTGCCGCAATATGCCTAGGGAACATTGGTCCAACGCGTTCTTCACTGGCTGTAGATTTGGTCAGACTACATCAAGCGTTGTTGAGTCCTTCAATAATTGGATTCGGAAAGAAAAGAGGTTGCCTGCCTGCGCCCTCGTTGACATGATCAg GTTACGCGTTATGGAGTTGATGAATGAATGTCGCGAAATGAGTCTTTTGATGGACCCAGAGAAGCTCACTCCTACCTACGAGGCGTTACTTaaagaacatattcaaattggtCGAGTTTGGAATGTTACTCAGTCATCTGCGTATGAGTATGAGATTCATTCACCTAG gttTCACATTGTTGATCTGCTGAACAAGACTTGCACCTGCCAAAGATGgcgtgtttatggttttccatgctctcaTGCTACAACACCTATTTCTGCCAAGGGTGATCGATACGTAGATTATATCGAAGACTACTTCAAAGTTACAAATTTTCAGCAGCTATATTCAATTGCTATCAGACCAATCCCCAACTACAACAGGCCAGAGCAGTATCTGCTAGAGGATACTATTTTTCCACCCATCCACGAGTTCCACCCAGGTAGGCCAAAGGAAATCGTATCAGAATGCATGGAGAAAGCTAGAAGTCGTCCGTTGTTCCAACTGAAGAAAAAACTCACCACAACAAGGCAACGTGCACTGTCATTCCTCCATACCATGAGTTTAGTTCAGACCCTCTATTAG